The following are encoded together in the Anopheles nili chromosome 3, idAnoNiliSN_F5_01, whole genome shotgun sequence genome:
- the LOC128725669 gene encoding SET and MYND domain-containing protein 4: MEIYHKDGTFPRYCDAVRKSLDSNQFNAFAGLTSNEDRFRFVNGLRSIVDELRLKREYNGKGMEQAVALKTLGNKAFQAERWNDALVFYNKCYVSTPKENVQEKSIILANRSAALYHLEKYDLALRDMQRALDHQYPNQMMYKLTERKARCFLAKKNYEAALECFKSTVTALDDSNLPLERKQKLERDAQIMINLLPKNIELEQKAKKKSSSKPGDHTGPVAAKIPDHFVEQALWFDQTEDEGRFARTSSDLKPNTILLLERPHVSVLLEDYSLDHCTHCFKRVSVPIACPLCADVIFCSDECEKKANESYHRFECGFLPILWSSGASITCHMALRMITQKSEEYFMKLKPELETGLTNEQIDLLPVDDYRKVYQLVTHESTRSPEDLFQRTLMATLLNTCLTLGGYGSCMQEQNYLGGLIVHNLQLLQFNAHEVSEMIRETPDDIGKSTFIGGGLYPTLALFNHSCDPGVTRYYRGNQVCVRTVKNIPADSMVAENYGPLFTQVRRNERHETLLNQYRFTCQCVPCMQNWPLFSEMDPNVIRFRCDGGKICSNVLEIPAEVNEFMVKCTECGEHTNIMKGLKSLQDTDMLFKAATRLHTAGEFEAALKKYVEMMDTMSDVLVPPYRDYHLCQQGLRACMLEFGNRFTKSVAKK; encoded by the exons atggaaatctaTCACAAAGACGGCACCTTTCCGAGGTACTGTGATGCGGTGCGGAAATCGCTCGATAGCAATCAATTCAACGCATTCGCCGGGCTAACCAGCAACGAGGATCGGTTCCGGTTTGTGAATGGgctgcgatcgatcgtggaCGAACTGCGGCTGAAGCGGGAGTACAATGGAAAGGGCATGGAACAGGCGGTCGCCCTTAAGACGCTGGGAAACAAGGCGTTCCAGGCGGAACGGTGGAACGATGCGCTCGTTTTCTACAACAAATGCTATGTGTCCACACCGAAGGAAAACG ttcaagaaaaatcaattattctGGCCAATCGAAGTGCAGCGTTATACCATCTGGAAAAGTATGATCTCGCCCTAAGAGACATGCAGCGTGCCTTGGATCACCAATATCCAAACCAGATGATGTATAAGCTGACTGAACGGAAGGCACGGTGCTTTCTGGCAAAGAAGAATTATGAGGCAGCACTTGAATGCTTCAA ATCTACCGTCACGGCGTTGGATGACTCGAACCTTCCGCTagaacgcaaacaaaagctAGAACGTGACGCCCAGATCATGATTAATCTGCTGCCGAAAAACATCGAGTTGGAGcagaaggcgaagaaaaagtcTTCCTCAAAACCCGGCGATCACACGGGACCGGTGGCCGCGAAGATTCCGGACCACTTCGTTGAGCAGGCGCTCTGGTTCGATCAAACCGAGGATGAGGGTCGATTCGCGCGAACTAGTAGTGATCTTAAACCGAACACGATTCTGCTGCTCGAGCGGCCCCACGTGTCGGTGTTGTTGGAGGACTACAGTTTGGATCATTGCACGCACTGCTTCAAGCGTGTTTCGGTACCGATCGCGTGTCCATTGTGTGCGGACGTGATATTCTGTTCCGATGAGtgtgaaaagaaagcgaacgaatCGTACCACAGGTTTGAGTGTGGCTTCCTTCCCATTTTGTGGAGCTCCGGTGCGTCCATCACGTGCCACATGGCGCTGCGTATGATCACGCAAAAGTCGGAGGAGTACTTCATGAAGCTTAAACCGGAACTCGAGACGGGGTTGACTAACGAGCAGATCGATCT ATTGCCGGTTGATGATTACCGCAAGGTGTACCAGCTGGTCACACACGAGTCTACGCGATCACCGGAGGATTTATTCCAGCGCACGCTGATGGCGACGCTGTTGAACACGTGTCTCACCCTGGGTGGGTATGGCAGTTGCATGCAAGAGCAAAACTACCTTGGTGGACTGATCGTGCACAACCTGCAACTGCTGCAGTTCAACGCACACGAGGTGTCGGAAATGATCCGAGAGACACCAGACGACATCGGCAAATCAACGTTCATCGGGGGTGGTCTTTATCCTACGTTGGCGCTGTTTAATCACTCTTGTGATCCTGGAGTGACCCGCTACTACCGGGGCAATcaggtgtgtgtgcgtacggtGAAGAACATTCCGGCTGACTCGATGGTGGCCGAAAATTACGGACCACTGTTCACGCAGGTGCGCCGGAATGAGCGCCATGAAACGCTACTCAATCAGTACCGGTTCACGTGCCAGTGTGTGCCGTGTATGCAGAACTGGCCACTCTTTTCCGAGATGGATCCGAACGttatccggttccggtgcgatGGAGGCAAGATTTGCTCGAACGTGCTGGAAATTCCGGCGGAAGTGAACGAGTTCATGGTGAAGTGTACGGAGTGCGGTGAGCACACGAACATCATGAAGGGTCTGAAGTCGCTGCAGGACACCGATATGTTGTTTAAGGCGGCAACGCGCCTGCATACGGCGGGTGAGTTCGAGGCGGCTTTGAAGAAGTACGTCGAGATGATGGATACGATGAGCGATGTGCTGGTGCCCCCGTATAGGGACTACCATCTTTGTCAGCAGGGATTGCGCGCCTGTATGCTTGAGTTTGGCAATCGGTTCACCAAATCGGTAGCAAAAAAGTAA
- the LOC128727500 gene encoding minor histocompatibility antigen H13: protein MAEVVEEVIAQLKENLTATVGEVEGGATNTTGKTPSTPEGMALAYGTLVVMAMLPIFFGSMRSVKHHKEQSTAFAKTGEKPDTMSSKDAMMFPIMASCALFGLYMFFKIFSKDNINYLLTGYFFFLGVMALSHLLSPVISSLIPASIPKIPYHLSFVQGPQEGGEKKSKEKKYLIDYRFTTHDVVCFIVALIISVWYLVQKHWIANNLLGLSFAVNGVELLHLNNIATGCILLCGLFVYDIFWVFGTNVMVTVAKSFEAPIKLVFPQDLITNGLSASNFAVLGLGDIVIPGIFIALLLRFDNSLKRKSKTYFYATFIAYFVGLLATIFVMHVFKHAQPALLYLVPACLGTPLLLAVLKGDIKKLLAYEDHPEEKTKTDKKTEKSAPQAKKEPKKKEAKKAK from the exons ATGGCCGAAGTTGTGGAGGAAGTGATCGCACAGTTAAAGGAGAACCTGACCGCCACTGTGGGTGAGGTGGAGGGTGGTgcaacaaacaccaccgggAAGACTCCCTCCACTCCGGAGGGAATGGCCCTAGCATATGGCACGCTGGTCGTGATGGCCATGCTGCCGATCTTCTTCGGTTCGATGCGGTCGGTCAAACATCACAAGGAGCAGTCGACGGCGTTTGCGAAAACGGGCGAAAAGCCGGACACGATGTCTTCGAAGGACGCAATGATGTTCCCAATCATGGCCTCCTGCGCCCTGTTCGGGCTGTACATGTTCTTCAAGATCTTCTCGAAGGACAACATCAACTACCTGCTGACGGGGTACTTTTTCTTCCTGGGCGTGATGGCCCTGTCGCATTTGCTCAGCCCCGTCATCAGCTCGCTGATTCCGGCCTCAATTCCGAAGATTCCTTATCACTTATCGTTCGTGCAAGGACCGCAGGAGGGTggtgagaagaaaagcaaagaaaagaagTACCTCATCGACTACCGCTTCACGACGCACGACGTTGTGTGCTTTATTGTGGCGCTCATCATTAGCGTGTGGTATCTGGTACAAAAGCACTGGATCGCCAACAACCTGCTGGGACTTTCGTTCGCCGTTAATGGCGTAGAGCTACTGCACCTAAACAACATCGCCACGGGATGTATTCTGCTGTGCGGACTGTTCGTTTACGACATCTTCTGGGTGTTTGGGACGAACGTGATGGTAACGGTGGCGAAATCCTTCGAAGCACCCATCAAACTCGTGTTCCCGCAGGATCTCATCACGAACGGTCTGTCGGCGTCAAACTTCGCCGTGCTCGGACTAGGTGATATCGTCATTCCGGGAATCTTCATCGCGTTGCTGCTGCGTTTCGACAACAGCttgaaacggaaaagcaaGACCTACTTCTACGCTACCTTTATCGCGTACTTTGTGGGTCTACTGGCAACGATATTTGTAATGCACGTGTTCAAACACGCGCAGCCCGCCCTGCTGTACTTGGTGCCGGCTTGCTTGGGAACTCCGCTACTGTTGGCAGTGTTGAAGGGAGATATTAAGAAACTGCTAGC GTACGAAGACCATCCGGAAGAGAAAACGAAGACCgacaaaaaaaccgaaaaatcgGCTCCGCAggcgaaaaaggaaccgaaaaagaaggaagcgaaaaaagcaaagtGA
- the LOC128723343 gene encoding proteasome subunit beta type-2-like, which yields METLMGIRGPDFVMLSADSTHAHSIMVLKDDEDKIYKVSDNLMMATMGEAGDRVQFTEYISKNILLYKMRNGYELGPKAAAHFTRRNLADYLRSRTPYHVNILVGGYDEVDGPQLHYIDYLANSLPVKHGAHGYGGMFVNSIFDRYHHDKITQKEAYEIFRKGVTEIHKRLILNLPNFKVAVIDKDGVKYLDDITQDSLKQPSAA from the exons ATGGAAACCTTGATGGGAATTCGTGGTCCAGACTTTGTGATGCTATCCGCCGATAGCACGCACGCTCATTCGATCATGGTACTGAAGGACG ATGAGGACAAAATCTACAAGGTATCGGACAACCTGATGATGGCCACGATGGGAGAAGCCGGAGATCGTGTGCAGTTTACAGAGTACATCAGCAAGAACATCCTGCTGTACAAAATGCGTAACGGGTACGAGCTCGGACCGAAGGCTGCGGCCCACTTCACGCGCCGTAACCTGGCTGATTACCTTCGCTCACGCACCCCATACCATGTCAACATTCTCGTCGGAGGGTATGATGAGGTGGACGGACCACAACTGCATTACATCGACTACTTGGCCAATTCACTGCCGGTCAAACACGGGGCTCACGGTTACGGTGGCATGTTCGTGAATAGTATTTTCGACCGGTACCACCACGATAAAATAACGCAGAAGGAAGCGTACGAGATTTTCCGCAAGGGTGTCACGGAGATTCATAAGCGGTTGATCTTGAACCTTCCGAACTTTAAAGTAGCCGTAATAGATAAGGACGGTGTCAAATATCTAGACGATATTACGCAGGATTCTCTGAAACAGCCTTCCGCTGCTTAG
- the LOC128723772 gene encoding crossover junction endonuclease MUS81: MPSTKYTIKIVKQCDIDPASDPDQTRRRRISVRLKRPNPLFEMWLEEMIAKAENKNTMGKIALQKALTSLRRYPLPLASGRDCIALMDFGKTICENLDRRLKSYLASGGRIQTEHNASIEAILNDVQSEHYQELTKHLHHDEEAAVIENNDPCNDGMPDDSIFDQIPITTEEEKLRNISHPKAILLVDTCETIGKSKSGLDKTLQELSRNAIEHEVRRLSVGDFVWIVRDNSGQEFLLPYVIERKRMDDLASSIKDGRFQEQKFRLKQCGLPNVIYLIEHLGNNRQVGVPEATLTQAALNTYVQGFTVKYTENHHHTVLYLSVMTNFLNNYLKNKLYLDITNRPSSEINDPAGYRFVDQTVPLFSFAYFYKQSSKTRDSTVRDIFMKQLLQIKLLTIEKVNAIVEKYPTPQCLFRAYERCPSEEERQRMLNIPYGPTNRMIGEKLSKIIYHLMMDERYKP, from the exons ATGCCATCAACAAAGTACACCATCAAAATAGTGAAACAATGCGATATCGATCCCGCATCTGACCCGGATCAAACACGGCGGCGAAGAATAAGCGTTCGGTTGAAGCGACCGAATCCGTTGTTCGAAATGTGGCTAGAGGAAATGATTGCGAaagccgaaaataaaaacacaatggGGAAAATTGCCCTACAAAAAGCCCTTACGTCCCTACGTCGGTATCCTTTGCCGTTGGCATCTGGGAGGGATTGTATAGCGCTGATGGATTTTGGTAAAACGATCTGCGAGAACCTCGATCGGCGGTTAAAATCCTACCTGGCCAGTGGTGGACGGATACAAACCGAGCATAATGCTTCTATTGAAGCAATATTGAATGATGTACAGAGTGAACACTATCAGGAGCTTACTAAGCACCTTCACCACGACGAGGAAGCAGCTGTAATTGAAAATAACGATCCTTGTAATGATGGCATGCCAGATGATTCTATTTTTGATCAAATCCCAATCACCACGGAGGAAGAAAAGCTCAGAAACATCTCGCACCCAAAAGCAATTCTCCTAGTGGACACCTGCGAAACTATTGGCAAATCAAAAAGCGGTCTGGATAAAACACTCCAAGAGCTATCTCGGAATGCGATCGAGCATGAAGTACGTCGGTTAAGTGTGGGAGATTTCGTTTGGATAGTCAGGGATAATTCCGGTCAAGAGTTTCTCTTGCCTTACGTGATCGAACGTAAGAGGATGGACGATCTCGCCAGTAGTATCAAGGATGGTCGGTTTCAGGAGCAAAAGTTTCGACTTAAGCAATGCGGTCTGCCGAATGTGATCTACTTGATCGAACATCTGGGTAACAATCGGCAGGTCGGTGTTCCAGAAGCCACGCTAACTCAGGCTGCTTTAAACACCTACGTGCAGGGCTTCACCGTAAAGTACACAGAGAATCATCATCATACCGTCTTGTATCTGTCGGTCATGACGAACTTCTTAAACAACTATCTCAAG AACAAATTATACCTGGACATTACCAATCGGCCATCGTCGGAAATTAACGATCCAGCTGGTTACCGCTTTGTCGATCAAACGGTTCCCCTTTTCTCATTCGCTTACTTTTACAAACAATCCTCGAAAACGCGTGATAGCACCGTGCGGGACATTTTCATGAAGCAGCTTCTGCAGATAAAGCTGCTCACGATCGAAAAGGTTAACGCCATCGTAGAAAAGTATCCGACGCCGCAATGTTTGTTCCGCGCCTACGAACGCTGCCCGAGTGAGGAGGAGCGACAGCGCATGCTGAATATCCCGTACGGTCCAACGAACCGGATGATCGGAGAAAAGCTCAGCAAAATCATCTATCATCTGATGATGGACGAACGGTACAAGCCGTGA
- the LOC128727018 gene encoding venom protease-like — translation MGSRINTRCWFRCASSTLTLSVVLLLTVIVVVRADMEVGDECVVQRTNVPGVCRAVSECPSVIDDIRNRRGNPTKCGFVDRVQIVCCPRATTSVAPTVSSTPLPLTSNKNQRVMEKCAEYGQAVYSKEYVNSLTADQPKLQTIDKCGHTAVELVVDGELAKAREFPHMALIGYGNGSEIRYLCGGSLVSDRFVLTAGHCLTSTTFGPATIVRLGELSLSSTTDEAFPEDYDVTERIPHPEYKQSSHYNDIALIKLNRKVIFSPYIRPICLPVQEGITQKRAIATGWGAIGFGLEQSTSLLKVTLDLFRFDECQNQFEITRKLRTGLNSTTQMCAGSRNSTKDTCQGDSGGPLQVYNDASVYCTYTIIGVTSFGQSCGLAGVPAVYTNVFAYLSWIENLIF, via the exons ATGGGCTCACGCATCAACACACGGTGCTGGTTCCGGTGTGCGTCATCCACTCTCACGCTATCCGTAGTGTTACTGTTAACCGTGATCGTTGTTGTTCGTGCGGACATGGAAG TGGGAGATGAGTGCGTAGTGCAACGTACGAATGTGCCCGGTGTCTGCCGTGCCGTGTCCGAATGCCCGTCCGTGATCGACGACATCCGGAATCGGCGGGGAAATCCAACCAAGTGCGGATTTGTCGATCGTGTGCAGATCGTTTGCTGTCCCCGTGCAACCACCAGTGTGGCACCCACCGTCTCATCTACGCCATTACCCTTgacaagcaacaaaaatcagCGGGTCATGGAAA AGTGTGCCGAGTACGGACAAGCGGTTTATTCAAAGGAATACGTCAACTCGCTCACCGCTGACCAGCCCAAACTGCAAACGATCGATAAATGTGGCCACACGGCCGTCGAGCTAGTGGTGGACGGGGAGCTTGCGAAGGCACGCGAATTCCCGCACATGGCACTGATCGGTTATGGAAACGGATCGGAAATCAGGTACCTCTGTGGGGGATCCCTTGTTTCCGATCGATTCGTGTTAACTGCAGGACACTGTCTGACGTCAACAACGTT TGGACCTGCCACGATTGTGCGGCTGGGCGAACTGTCGTTAAGCTCAACAACGGACGAAGCATTCCCCGAGGATTACGACGTCACCGAACGGATTCCACATCCCGAGTACAAGCAATCGTCACACTACAACGACATTGCTCTAATCAAGCTCAATCGGAAGGTTATTTTCTCACCCTACATCCGGCCCATCTGCTTACCGGTGCAAGAGGGAATTACGCAAAAGCGAGCCATCGCCACCGGATGGGGTGCAATCGGATTTGGCCTAGAGCAAAGCACTTCTCTCCTCAAAGTAACGCtcgatttgtttcgcttcgACGAGTGCCAAAATCAGTTCGAAATAACGCGCAAGCTACGCACTGGCCTGAACTCCACGACGCAGATGTGCGCAGGGTCGCGTAATTCAACCAAGGACACCTGCCAGGGTGATTCGGGAGGACCTCTCCAGGTGTATAATGACGCCAGTGTGTACTGCACCTACACTATCATTGGTGTTACTTCGTTCGGGCAAAGTTGTGGACTGGCCGGTGTTCCGGCCGTGTACACAAACGTATTTGCCTATCTTTCCTGGATAGAAAATTTGATCTTTTAA
- the LOC128723154 gene encoding hypertrehalosaemic prohormone — MDTAKLFSILLICATLMFVCDAQLTFTPAWGKRSQGALGINPLGSTYGQDACKTPVDSLLVIYRMIQAEAQKIVDCSQK, encoded by the exons atggATACCGCGAAATTATTCAgcattttgttgatttgtgcCACTTTGATGTTCGTCTGCGATGCACAG CTGACCTTCACGCCGGCTTGGGGAAAGCGCTCGCAAGGCGCCTTGGGAATCAATCCTCTTGGAAGCACATATGGACAGGATGCGTGCAAAACACCGGTCGACTCACTGCTCGTCATCTACCGCATGATTCAA GCCGAGGCTCAGAAGATTGTCGACTGCAGCCAAAAGTAG
- the LOC128722686 gene encoding rho GTPase-activating protein conundrum codes for MLSRIGGGSGHHHQGQQPSSAPPSPQAVTMTGSQHHQHKDSHEVDDLDEYLSEYKLQAPIEPIAHYADGELEAEWLASAGFPQLTKAFEEGRELSATELAPVISGLSSVHAEAVKQRVKALNRTVRGRTRNRSTKKPDIRDVFRDQDSSSTGTRSRSATPDSLDSLPGDDAWNGSNGNGHHHPHIPSFVSVFDGNGVVRPTPIRGKQHLRRTPSAPLRGSAELFRGSHIRCDIPIHNEGIELLNFQRLGTIHIPRIRSGSDPSCTIGPHAGQHISGTRSHTNLYNGTPVVRRDNDDSGNSSSEQSPPSSPPRNSLLGSVENSPLRSSYEPVSFESMIKQTTPSAADQWQPALEASREPCLDIDQISEGEQKRLQPLLWLELASLFDKNHVSLDKRKPFKRKRKEEGNVFGVSLNALVRRDQQVTGEDTTLVPRVLQAILSELVARGAKEEGILRVPGHKQKTEALYNEIEHSFYCKPEKIEPLIKKAGVHDLSALLKRWLRELPQPLLANDLVHLFYQTNVLPPHDQYKALAVLCQLLPHENRNTLRELLNFFRRVVELQDLNKMSQHNVATIIAPSFFPPRFVHPPDKNDIAAQVRMAAKCCNLTNVLITMTDSLWMVPQRLIEQGKLINKNGQPKRQLTRKLKNGTGSIISIHRSATNGGDFVFDTNHIHRLVI; via the exons ATGGCGAACTGGAAGCCGAATGGCTCGCTTCGGCAGGATTTCCCCAGCTAACCAAAGCATTCGAAGAG GGTCGCGAACTATCCGCGACGGAACTAGCTCCGGTCATCTCTGGCCTATCGAGTGTACACGCGGAAGCGGTCAAACAGCGCGTAAAAGCACTCAACCGCACGGTACGTGGCCGCACGCGTAACCGTTCGACCAAGAAACCGGACATTCGAGACGTTTTCCGGGATCAGGACTCATCCAGCACGGGTACTCGTTCACGCAGTGCTACTCCAGATTCACTCGATTCGCTGCCAGGTGATGACGCCTGGAATGGATCAAACGGTAATGGGCACCATCATCCGCATATACCGAGCTTCGTTTCCGTATTCGATGGAAATGGAGTCGTCCGACCGACACCTATCCGTGGCAAGCAACACCTTCGGCGTACACCGAGTGCGCCTTTGCGAGGCTCAGCTGAGCTTTTCCGTGGATCGCACATCCGCTGCGACATCCCAATACACAACG aGGGCATTGAGTTGCTCAATTTCCAAAGACTGGGTACGATCCACATACCAAGGATTCGATCCGGCTCCGATCCATCGTGCACCATCGG ACCCCACGCTGGTCAGCACATTTCTGGCACGCGCAGCCACACGAACCTATACAACGGTACGCCCGTGGTCCGGCGGGACAACGATGACTCCGGCAACTCGTCCTCGGAACAGAGCCCGCCAAGCTCGCCGCCCCGCAACAGTCTGCTCGGGTCGGTGGAGAACTCGCCGCTTCGATCGTCATACGAACCGGTCAGCTTCGAGAGCATGATCAAGCAGACGACCCCGTCGGCAGCGGACCAGTGGCAACCGGCATTGGAGGCGTCCCGAGAGCCCTGTCTCGACATCGATCAGATTTCGGAGGGTGAACAGAAACGTCTCCAGCCACTGCTTTGGCTCGAGCTGGCTTCACTGTTCGATAAGAATCACGTATCGTTGGACAAACGGAAACCGTTCAAGCGAAAGCGCAAGGAGGAGGGCAACGTGTTTGGCGTGTCCTTGAATGCGTTGGTGCGCCGAGACCAGCAGGTCACCGGTGAGGATACGACACTGGTGCCACGTGTGCTGCAGGCTATCCTGTCGGAGTTGGTAGCACGAGGTGCTAAGGAGGAGGGCATACTTCGCGTACCGGGCCACAAGCAGAAG ACCGAAGCTCTCTATAATGAGATCGAGCACAGTTTCTACTGTAAACCGGAGAAGATCGAGCCTCTTATCAAGAAGGCCGGTGTGCACGATCTCAGCGCGTTGTTGAAGCGCTGGTTACGGGAGCTACCGCAGCCACTCTTGGCCAACGATCTGGTGCATCTTTTCTATCAAACGAATG TTCTACCTCCGCACGATCAGTACAAAGCACTGGCGGTCCTTTGCCAGCTGCTGCCGCACGAGAACCGCAACACGCTGCGCGAGCTGTTGAACTTTTTCCGCCGGGTTGTGGAGCTGCAGGATCTCAACAAGATGTCCCAGCATAACGTAGCGACCATTATCGCACCttcgtttttccctccacg ATTCGTCCATCCACCGGATAAGAACGATATCGCAGCGCAGGTGCGCATGGCGGCCAAGTGCTGCAACCTGACGAACGTGCTCATCACCATGACGGACAGCTTGTGGATGGTGCCGCAACGTTTGATTGAGCAGGGCAAGTTGATCAACAAGAACGGCCAG CCGAAGCGGCAGCTCACGCGGAAACTCAAAAACGGAACCGGCAGCATCATATCGATCCATCGGAGTGCGACCAACGGTGGCGACTTCGTGTTCGACACCAACCACATCCACCGGTTAGTGATCTGA